In the Sporosarcina sp. ANT_H38 genome, one interval contains:
- a CDS encoding DEAD/DEAH box helicase, with the protein MSFLENMDEMFKEKWKFEYEMPIQEKMIPEMLAGQDIVAESPTGSGKTLAFVLPLLQLVDGDKKQTQALIITPSQELSMQIVNVIREWVTGTGITVTQLIGGANMQRQIEQLKKKPTIVVGTPGRLAELVKVRKLKMHDIRHIVLDEGDQLLTRDHRVTVKNMIEAANPERQVVVVSATITDEIEIVASKFMTDPIRIQVGAEEMPKSGEVVHSFAKTDARDKTDVLRGISYLKEIRALAFINNVDQLRMKEMKLKYNEAPIAVLHSEMTKFERQKTLESFRKGELKILIATDLAARGLDIDGLTHVIHIDVPHTVEQYLHRSGRTGRAGGDGEVLTLLSYPEERDYRKLTKGIKTVQKVWYKGHLAEGNSKTIAAPKKK; encoded by the coding sequence ATGTCCTTCTTAGAAAATATGGACGAAATGTTTAAAGAAAAATGGAAGTTTGAGTACGAGATGCCAATCCAGGAGAAAATGATTCCAGAAATGTTGGCAGGACAAGATATCGTAGCAGAGTCACCGACTGGGTCAGGTAAGACACTTGCATTTGTATTACCACTTCTGCAACTGGTTGATGGTGATAAAAAACAAACGCAGGCGCTTATTATCACGCCATCACAGGAACTGTCGATGCAAATTGTTAACGTTATTAGAGAATGGGTAACAGGAACAGGTATCACGGTTACACAATTAATTGGCGGAGCAAATATGCAACGTCAAATTGAGCAATTGAAGAAAAAACCAACGATTGTTGTTGGAACACCTGGCCGCTTGGCTGAACTTGTCAAGGTTAGAAAGTTAAAAATGCACGATATTCGTCATATAGTTCTTGACGAAGGTGATCAGCTCCTTACTCGCGATCATCGCGTCACTGTGAAGAATATGATTGAAGCGGCAAATCCAGAGAGACAAGTTGTTGTCGTCTCCGCAACAATAACAGATGAAATTGAAATTGTTGCAAGTAAGTTTATGACTGATCCAATCCGCATCCAAGTTGGCGCTGAAGAAATGCCGAAATCCGGTGAGGTCGTCCATTCATTTGCGAAGACTGATGCGCGGGACAAAACGGATGTATTGCGTGGGATTTCTTATTTAAAGGAAATTCGTGCTCTTGCATTTATTAATAATGTGGATCAGCTTCGTATGAAAGAAATGAAGCTTAAGTATAATGAAGCACCGATTGCAGTTCTTCATTCAGAAATGACGAAATTTGAGAGGCAAAAAACATTAGAAAGTTTCCGTAAAGGCGAGTTGAAAATTTTGATAGCAACTGATCTTGCTGCACGGGGCCTTGACATTGATGGCTTAACACATGTTATCCACATCGACGTGCCACATACCGTTGAACAATATTTACACCGTTCAGGCAGAACCGGACGGGCAGGCGGAGACGGAGAAGTGTTGACACTGTTGTCATACCCAGAAGAACGGGATTACCGTAAGTTGACTAAGGGAATTAAAACCGTCCAAAAAGTGTGGTATAAAGGTCATCTTGCAGAAGGAAATTCAAAAACGATTGCAGCTCCTAAAAAGAAATAA
- a CDS encoding DUF4870 domain-containing protein — protein sequence MSNSKLLAALCYFSVFFSPLLVPVIVYFVSGDREVKHHAKRSFVSHLVPVILLIAGLIIFSFSMFSYTNNMNGMMGGNFGFWQLTPFLFMLIYGLLLLAILIWNVFQGIKVLR from the coding sequence ATGTCGAACAGTAAATTACTAGCTGCCCTGTGCTATTTTAGCGTCTTCTTCTCACCTTTGCTGGTACCCGTCATCGTTTATTTTGTTTCGGGTGACCGTGAAGTAAAACATCATGCCAAACGTTCTTTCGTTTCACATCTTGTTCCTGTTATACTTCTTATTGCAGGATTAATCATTTTTTCTTTTTCAATGTTTTCCTATACCAACAACATGAATGGAATGATGGGTGGCAACTTTGGTTTTTGGCAACTAACACCTTTCTTATTCATGCTTATCTATGGACTACTTCTTTTGGCCATTCTTATTTGGAATGTGTTTCAAGGTATCAAAGTATTGAGATGA
- a CDS encoding amidase family protein has product MLDDKLKKLQSKWLDEATISAMQAKMSSGELSAEELTFMYIDIISYRNKNINAVLELNPQAVQIARELDLERLEKGARSLLHGIPILLKDNMGTNDMMHTSCGSLALKDFYAAEDAFLVKKLRDAGAVILGKTNMTEWANFMSDRMTNGWSSRGGQVNNPYGIFCVGGSSSGACAGIATNMAVVAIGTETSGSIINPSAQNSLVGIKPTVGTISRTGVIPLSCTQDTPGPMARTVQDAAITFSLLIGSDPEDPVTAGASRLEGVDWIATLNTRALEGVRLGVARTIFEREASTERLILFNAALKELEAAGAVIIDDMDLGTMENDLGYNVLLYEFKATLNSYLGKTPVTNSIRTLSDIIDFNNEHAEETLKFGQVMLEKVERTSGTLTERAYIEALLRNRHLAGDIALGKALDEHNVQALVFPQNHGCSFGAAAGYPSVTVPAAYSEAGEPFGITFSGKAFTEPKLIGYAYAFEQRVNARRKP; this is encoded by the coding sequence ATGTTAGATGACAAGTTGAAAAAACTTCAAAGCAAGTGGCTAGATGAAGCAACAATTTCTGCTATGCAGGCGAAGATGAGCAGCGGAGAGTTATCAGCTGAAGAGCTTACTTTTATGTATATTGACATAATTTCATATAGGAATAAAAATATAAATGCAGTCCTCGAATTGAATCCGCAAGCTGTACAGATTGCCAGAGAACTTGACTTAGAGCGATTGGAAAAAGGGGCACGTTCGCTTCTTCATGGAATTCCGATATTATTGAAAGACAATATGGGGACTAATGACATGATGCACACGAGCTGCGGGTCACTTGCGCTAAAGGATTTTTATGCTGCTGAAGATGCTTTTCTTGTTAAGAAATTACGTGATGCGGGAGCCGTTATTCTCGGTAAGACAAATATGACAGAGTGGGCGAATTTCATGTCCGACCGGATGACGAACGGTTGGAGCTCGCGCGGAGGACAAGTAAATAATCCCTATGGAATATTCTGTGTCGGAGGATCGAGCTCGGGAGCTTGTGCAGGAATTGCTACAAATATGGCAGTTGTGGCTATTGGTACGGAGACATCGGGATCAATCATTAATCCATCAGCGCAGAACTCGCTCGTTGGCATTAAACCGACTGTAGGAACAATCAGCCGTACAGGGGTGATACCTTTGTCGTGTACACAAGACACTCCAGGACCAATGGCGAGGACTGTGCAAGATGCAGCAATTACGTTTAGTCTGCTAATTGGCTCAGACCCAGAAGACCCCGTTACAGCAGGGGCATCTCGTTTAGAAGGGGTAGACTGGATAGCTACTCTCAATACAAGAGCGCTTGAAGGTGTTCGTCTAGGCGTGGCACGTACTATTTTTGAACGAGAGGCATCGACTGAACGTTTAATCCTTTTTAATGCTGCTCTCAAAGAACTTGAAGCTGCAGGTGCCGTAATCATAGATGATATGGATCTGGGTACAATGGAAAATGATCTTGGTTATAATGTGCTACTCTATGAATTCAAAGCGACCTTGAATTCGTATCTTGGGAAAACTCCTGTTACAAATTCGATTCGTACATTGTCCGATATTATCGACTTCAACAATGAACATGCAGAAGAAACGTTAAAATTTGGTCAAGTGATGCTGGAAAAAGTGGAGCGAACAAGCGGAACACTGACAGAACGAGCTTATATAGAGGCGCTACTGAGAAATCGTCATCTTGCAGGTGACATTGCACTTGGAAAAGCGTTGGATGAACACAACGTTCAAGCACTGGTATTTCCCCAAAATCACGGATGCAGTTTTGGCGCAGCTGCGGGATATCCTTCAGTTACTGTACCGGCTGCCTATTCCGAAGCAGGTGAACCATTCGGAATCACTTTTTCTGGGAAAGCATTTACTGAACCTAAACTAATTGGCTATGCCTATGCATTCGAACAGCGTGTCAACGCAAGGCGAAAACCTTAA
- a CDS encoding PTS sugar transporter subunit IIC — MNGKMDKFMEIGGRIGAQRHLAAIRDGFVVIMPLMILGSMVTLFNNLPIEAYQNFMGMIFGGDTWKQFGGAVWTGTFAIVSLLTAFTISYQLARSYDKDGLSAGIVSFASLIAITTPIAEGSGLPLVWAGSQGLFIAIIIAIVSTEIFTRLLGNKRLVMKMPPSVPPAVSKSFAALFPAMIAISIFGLIKVFTIVAGMPDIHQAFFNALQEPVSKLANTPVSAVVIALIIHVLWFFGLHGGNVMEPVMQAVYLPAIEANIKALEAGIEIPYIVTKPFFDAFMYLGGTGATLGLIIAIFIAGRRHKHYRNISGLSAGPSIFNINEPILFGFPIVLNPLLIIPFILTPVVLVIFSYIMIATGIVPKTVNLIPWTTPPVIGGFLATGSWKGAVLAGVNLVISIVIYLPFVKVAERIEVKKLQEELASQKEVASHQQAEASSQQDVPTLQPEEKPLFSSRK; from the coding sequence ATGAACGGAAAAATGGATAAGTTTATGGAAATTGGTGGCCGCATTGGAGCTCAACGTCACCTAGCTGCTATTCGTGATGGCTTCGTTGTTATCATGCCATTAATGATTTTAGGTTCGATGGTTACTCTTTTCAACAATTTGCCGATTGAGGCATACCAGAACTTTATGGGAATGATTTTTGGCGGTGATACATGGAAACAATTCGGTGGTGCCGTTTGGACAGGGACATTCGCAATCGTTTCGTTACTTACCGCCTTCACAATTTCCTATCAACTTGCCCGTTCATACGATAAGGATGGTCTGTCAGCCGGGATTGTCTCTTTTGCTTCTTTAATAGCGATTACAACACCCATTGCGGAGGGCTCAGGATTGCCATTAGTTTGGGCCGGATCACAAGGTTTATTTATTGCTATTATTATAGCAATCGTTTCAACTGAAATTTTCACTAGATTACTTGGCAATAAGAGGCTCGTAATGAAGATGCCTCCGAGCGTTCCGCCAGCGGTTTCAAAATCATTTGCAGCTTTATTTCCAGCAATGATTGCAATAAGTATATTTGGCCTTATTAAAGTATTCACTATAGTAGCGGGCATGCCTGATATCCATCAAGCGTTCTTCAATGCATTACAGGAGCCAGTATCCAAATTGGCGAACACACCTGTCTCGGCCGTTGTGATTGCATTAATCATCCATGTTCTTTGGTTCTTCGGACTTCATGGCGGAAATGTAATGGAGCCGGTTATGCAAGCTGTTTATTTACCTGCAATTGAAGCAAATATAAAAGCACTTGAAGCAGGAATAGAAATTCCTTATATCGTGACAAAGCCATTCTTTGACGCCTTTATGTATTTAGGGGGTACAGGTGCAACACTTGGTTTGATTATTGCAATATTCATTGCAGGTCGTCGCCATAAACATTATCGCAATATATCTGGATTAAGCGCGGGACCTAGTATATTTAATATTAATGAGCCAATTCTATTTGGTTTCCCGATTGTGTTAAATCCATTGTTAATCATCCCCTTTATTTTAACGCCTGTTGTTCTGGTAATATTTAGTTATATTATGATTGCAACTGGAATTGTTCCAAAAACGGTTAACCTGATTCCGTGGACCACGCCGCCTGTTATTGGAGGATTTTTAGCAACAGGGTCTTGGAAAGGGGCTGTATTGGCCGGTGTGAACTTAGTCATTTCAATAGTGATATATCTACCATTTGTTAAAGTTGCAGAAAGAATTGAAGTGAAAAAACTTCAAGAAGAATTAGCATCACAAAAGGAGGTTGCATCTCATCAACAAGCTGAAGCTTCGTCACAACAAGATGTACCAACATTACAACCAGAAGAAAAACCATTATTCTCTAGCAGGAAGTAG
- the map gene encoding type I methionyl aminopeptidase encodes MIAKTEHEIEALKKIGKIVAEIRDAMKEATIPGKTTKEIDDIGGRLFEEKGAISAPIAEYDFPGFTCISVNSEVAHGMPGSRIIEDGDLVNIDVSGSYNGYFADTGISFVVGTHDDKKQQLCDVAKSAFERAMTKVKAGASLNQIGKAVEREAKENGLKVIKNLTGHGIGKALHEEPSHVLNYYDAWDKTLLKEGMVLAVEPFISEKAEHIIESGDGWTFITPDKSLVAQIEHTIIVTKGEPIILTQL; translated from the coding sequence ATGATCGCAAAAACTGAACATGAAATTGAAGCGTTAAAAAAGATTGGGAAAATCGTTGCTGAAATTAGGGACGCAATGAAAGAAGCAACTATCCCCGGTAAAACTACAAAAGAAATAGATGATATCGGAGGACGACTATTCGAAGAAAAAGGTGCGATTTCAGCACCAATCGCAGAATACGATTTTCCAGGTTTTACATGCATCAGCGTCAATAGTGAGGTTGCCCACGGCATGCCGGGTTCACGAATCATTGAAGACGGAGATCTAGTTAATATTGATGTCTCCGGATCCTATAATGGTTATTTTGCTGATACAGGTATTTCTTTTGTCGTTGGTACACACGACGACAAGAAACAACAATTATGCGATGTGGCAAAAAGTGCTTTTGAACGAGCAATGACGAAGGTTAAAGCAGGTGCTAGTTTAAACCAAATTGGCAAAGCAGTCGAACGTGAGGCCAAAGAAAACGGCTTGAAAGTGATCAAAAACTTGACTGGCCATGGTATTGGCAAAGCGTTACACGAAGAACCATCACATGTACTCAACTATTATGATGCTTGGGATAAGACGCTTTTAAAAGAAGGAATGGTTCTCGCAGTTGAACCGTTCATCTCTGAAAAGGCGGAGCATATCATCGAATCAGGAGATGGCTGGACGTTCATCACACCAGACAAATCTCTTGTAGCTCAAATCGAGCATACAATTATCGTCACAAAAGGCGAACCAATTATTTTGACACAACTATAA
- a CDS encoding sigma-54-dependent transcriptional regulator — translation MSRKNDIFYYIEKVKSTVSANEVAEHLQLDRSNVSRYLNELHRDGLIEKTSGKPTLYFYKELSPTPKQAEPNHDAFYQLIGAEGSLRISVQQAKAAIHYPPRGLHTLILGKTGTGKSFFAKIMYNYSVESQSIEEKAPFVQFNCADYAQNPQLLFGHIFGVKKGAFTGATENRIGLIEKADKGVLFLDEIHRLSPEGQEMLFTFIDKGEFRSLGDSEVTKTASVQIIGATTESPESFLLETFTRRIPMTITLPSLEERQFEERYHLIEHFLIQESGSLNETIYVERHALTAFLLYHTTANIGQLQRDLKLACAKSFLHYISNQTSNILIRQNDLSIHVQKGLLDVKQYREKMDRLIDTEKKVFTFSHKAESNDHVDQQHEESLYQNMENKLKQLHEEGKNDKEIQTELLVDFNEYFNEYIDHLPQVGLKEMVINQILEITDKVYNFAELELNRSFKKKMKFAFALHLQRTIERIEQNNSISHPNLNKIHKKYPKEFKVAIEIAQMIGNEVGVEIPLDEIGFITMFLVPEIEENMYTQEHKVVIIVVMHGNSTASSMLTTVQDLLGVRLGKAFDMPLSMDARDMYELVKSAIHDLKPTKGVLFLVDMGSLSSFGHMIFEEMGIKTKTVSMASTPVVMEAIRKASLGRSLEDIFHSSKQLLEHQFSSSASLPKPSKKAIVTACFTGDGVAKKIKEQLQKIVKGKNIELISLQFLHRQSFTEKIEQLLEEYNILAIAGTVQFEYFNIPYFSPTEIFQDHHLKRLENVIGNHEPYSEMVEALENHFKMIPSVSRLIQLLQKTVIKLELQLGVTLDTGVDTGIILHLAFLIENMRLNQPARPFLNPEKFYQEHVDKLTIVKTTLHSLETEYDITFAGSEQMHIYKMFIENNRIST, via the coding sequence ATGAGCCGTAAAAATGATATTTTTTATTATATTGAAAAAGTAAAGAGTACCGTTTCTGCTAACGAAGTAGCAGAACATCTTCAACTTGATCGTTCAAATGTCAGTAGATATTTAAATGAACTTCACAGAGATGGTTTAATCGAAAAAACAAGCGGGAAACCAACACTCTATTTTTATAAGGAGTTATCACCAACCCCTAAACAGGCAGAGCCAAATCATGATGCTTTTTATCAATTAATCGGTGCGGAAGGAAGCTTGAGAATTTCCGTGCAACAAGCAAAAGCCGCGATCCATTACCCACCTAGGGGGTTGCACACTTTAATTCTAGGTAAAACGGGCACGGGAAAGTCCTTTTTCGCAAAAATCATGTATAACTATTCAGTTGAATCGCAAAGCATTGAAGAGAAGGCCCCTTTCGTTCAATTCAATTGTGCGGATTATGCTCAAAATCCCCAGCTGTTGTTCGGACATATTTTTGGAGTTAAAAAAGGTGCTTTTACTGGGGCCACGGAAAACCGGATAGGATTAATAGAAAAAGCTGACAAAGGTGTCTTATTTTTGGACGAAATCCATCGGTTGTCTCCTGAAGGGCAAGAAATGCTATTTACATTCATCGATAAAGGGGAATTTCGAAGCTTAGGAGATAGTGAAGTAACGAAGACCGCTTCTGTCCAAATCATCGGGGCTACGACGGAATCTCCGGAATCTTTTTTGCTTGAAACTTTCACAAGAAGGATTCCAATGACGATAACATTGCCCTCCCTAGAGGAACGGCAATTTGAGGAGCGTTATCATCTAATCGAACACTTTCTTATCCAGGAATCAGGATCTTTGAACGAAACCATCTACGTCGAAAGGCATGCACTAACCGCATTTTTGCTTTATCATACGACTGCTAATATCGGTCAATTACAGCGTGATTTAAAACTTGCTTGTGCAAAATCTTTTTTACATTATATATCAAATCAAACATCAAACATCCTAATTCGGCAGAACGATCTATCAATCCATGTTCAAAAAGGGTTACTCGACGTTAAACAATATCGAGAAAAAATGGATAGACTCATTGATACGGAAAAGAAAGTTTTCACTTTTTCCCATAAAGCTGAAAGTAATGACCATGTTGACCAACAACACGAGGAAAGTCTTTATCAAAACATGGAGAATAAGTTAAAACAGCTCCATGAAGAGGGAAAGAACGATAAAGAGATTCAAACAGAGCTACTTGTTGATTTCAATGAATATTTTAATGAGTACATTGATCATTTACCACAAGTCGGTTTAAAAGAAATGGTCATTAACCAAATTTTAGAAATCACTGATAAAGTTTACAACTTTGCAGAACTAGAATTAAATCGTTCCTTTAAGAAAAAAATGAAATTTGCTTTTGCACTTCATCTACAAAGAACGATTGAGCGAATCGAACAGAACAACTCGATCTCTCATCCCAATTTAAATAAGATCCATAAAAAATATCCAAAAGAATTCAAAGTCGCTATTGAAATCGCACAAATGATAGGTAATGAAGTAGGAGTAGAAATTCCACTAGACGAAATCGGGTTTATTACTATGTTTTTAGTGCCAGAAATCGAGGAAAACATGTACACACAAGAACACAAAGTCGTCATTATCGTCGTGATGCACGGAAACTCGACTGCATCCAGTATGTTGACGACTGTTCAAGATTTATTAGGCGTTCGTCTCGGAAAGGCTTTTGATATGCCACTTTCAATGGATGCAAGGGATATGTATGAACTTGTCAAAAGTGCAATTCATGATCTGAAACCCACAAAAGGAGTCTTATTCCTTGTAGATATGGGCTCGCTTTCTTCCTTTGGCCATATGATTTTTGAAGAGATGGGCATTAAAACAAAAACTGTATCAATGGCAAGTACACCTGTAGTGATGGAAGCGATTCGCAAAGCTTCATTAGGAAGAAGCTTGGAAGATATCTTTCATAGCAGTAAGCAATTACTTGAACATCAGTTCAGTTCGTCGGCATCCCTGCCGAAACCATCCAAAAAGGCCATCGTTACAGCTTGTTTCACAGGCGATGGTGTCGCTAAAAAGATTAAAGAACAGTTACAAAAAATCGTTAAAGGAAAAAATATTGAACTTATTTCTTTGCAATTTCTCCATCGCCAATCTTTCACTGAAAAAATCGAACAATTACTAGAGGAATATAACATATTAGCAATTGCTGGAACTGTACAATTCGAATACTTCAATATACCTTACTTTTCGCCCACTGAAATTTTCCAAGATCATCATTTAAAAAGATTAGAAAATGTAATTGGTAATCATGAGCCCTATAGCGAGATGGTAGAGGCACTTGAAAATCACTTTAAAATGATTCCCTCTGTCTCTCGTTTGATACAACTTTTGCAAAAAACTGTAATTAAACTCGAATTACAATTAGGCGTCACATTAGATACTGGGGTCGATACTGGCATAATCCTTCATTTAGCTTTTCTTATTGAAAACATGAGATTAAATCAACCAGCACGACCATTTCTGAATCCCGAAAAATTTTATCAAGAACATGTAGATAAGCTCACAATTGTGAAAACTACCTTACACAGTTTAGAGACCGAATATGATATCACCTTTGCGGGAAGTGAACAGATGCATATTTATAAAATGTTCATAGAAAACAATCGTATCTCAACATAA
- a CDS encoding Fur-regulated basic protein FbpA has translation MRKTEETQMDVKKEKIIQRLVKSGVFKLHGKQLYELSLYALMKAYNRY, from the coding sequence ATGAGAAAGACAGAAGAAACACAGATGGATGTAAAGAAAGAGAAAATCATTCAGAGACTAGTGAAAAGTGGAGTTTTTAAACTACATGGAAAACAACTATACGAACTCTCACTCTATGCACTTATGAAAGCATATAATAGGTACTGA
- a CDS encoding PTS sugar transporter subunit IIB encodes MKTIMLVCSAGMSTSLLVTKMEAAAKAQGLDVKIFAVSEAESARHFDTIDVLLLGPQVRYLKKKIEKAVEGKNIPVQVIESIDYGTMNGESVLAKGLALL; translated from the coding sequence GTGAAAACCATCATGCTCGTTTGTTCAGCAGGAATGTCTACTAGCTTACTAGTGACAAAAATGGAGGCGGCAGCAAAGGCCCAGGGTCTGGATGTTAAAATTTTTGCAGTTTCGGAAGCAGAGTCTGCTAGACACTTCGATACAATTGACGTTCTACTATTAGGACCGCAAGTGCGTTATCTGAAAAAGAAAATCGAAAAAGCAGTTGAAGGAAAAAACATCCCAGTTCAAGTAATCGAAAGTATCGATTACGGCACAATGAATGGCGAATCCGTTCTTGCAAAGGGGCTCGCACTGCTATAA
- a CDS encoding PTS lactose/cellobiose transporter subunit IIA, whose translation MSIEEQIMQIILYSGNAKSTAFEAIQAAKANNFEQANELIERANEEMSSAHRVQTYLIQSEIRGEKVETSLLLIHAQDHLMNAITFKDLAGEFIALYETMSAAQKPEQ comes from the coding sequence ATGAGCATAGAAGAGCAAATCATGCAGATCATTCTTTATAGCGGGAACGCAAAAAGCACTGCCTTTGAGGCAATTCAAGCTGCAAAGGCAAACAATTTCGAACAAGCTAATGAGCTAATTGAAAGAGCAAATGAAGAAATGAGTAGTGCGCATCGTGTCCAAACATATTTAATACAGTCAGAAATTCGTGGCGAGAAAGTGGAAACTTCCCTACTGCTAATTCATGCACAAGATCATCTTATGAATGCTATTACATTTAAAGATCTTGCAGGTGAATTTATAGCATTATACGAGACTATGAGTGCTGCCCAAAAACCTGAAC
- a CDS encoding sterol desaturase family protein, protein MKKYLKEFGTFPDITVMILILVICVSLTVPHIFHLWTWVALGAGMLTYATSEYMVHRFLFHIKTPENPFMLKMIKRLHYDHHIDPDDLKLLFLPIWFSIPGFIIYGLIVFSITGSVSMTAAYATGLVAYFLFYEWKHYIAHKPIQPRTKMGKNIKKHHLLHHFKNENYWFGVTHTSFDKSLGTFKENKDVEKSPTARNLENRI, encoded by the coding sequence ATGAAGAAATATCTAAAGGAATTTGGAACTTTCCCTGACATCACTGTTATGATACTTATTTTGGTAATTTGTGTTTCTTTAACCGTGCCACATATATTCCATCTTTGGACGTGGGTTGCTTTAGGTGCGGGAATGCTGACGTATGCAACCAGTGAATATATGGTGCACCGGTTTTTATTTCACATTAAAACTCCGGAAAATCCGTTCATGCTGAAGATGATAAAACGATTACACTATGATCATCATATTGATCCGGATGATTTAAAATTATTATTTTTACCGATATGGTTCAGCATTCCGGGATTTATCATTTATGGGCTTATTGTTTTCTCAATAACGGGGAGCGTGAGTATGACAGCAGCATACGCGACGGGCTTGGTGGCTTACTTCCTCTTTTATGAATGGAAACATTACATCGCTCATAAGCCGATACAACCTCGTACGAAAATGGGGAAAAATATTAAGAAGCATCATCTTTTGCATCACTTTAAAAACGAGAATTACTGGTTCGGCGTCACACATACTTCATTCGACAAATCGTTAGGAACCTTTAAAGAAAATAAGGATGTTGAAAAGAGTCCGACTGCACGTAATTTGGAAAATAGAATCTGA
- a CDS encoding SDR family oxidoreductase, with product MTIFLTGSTGFLGGKLLNNLLETTDHTLFVLVRDMEKAERLIAGLSGNAASRIQLLNGDITQPLFGLSDDVIQELKGKVDLFYHIAALVKFDEELREELFAVNYGGTKNALELAKLFEVNQFIYISTAYTVGKRTHGIESLYPIDANIHNPYEESKVKSEHLALSYSDYMDVSIFRPSIIVGDSETGEADSEFTLYGFMRALDVFKRRIARSPDKANTIYRVVGSKSATSNLVPVNYVADILALAASKAEAGKVYNITNPSPATNYDLLSLIKNALDFHQLEIIESAEPGMLTPDEERLNGMISVFYAYLSRSFDFDDSNTQQLIEGTEVRHLDMDEQTTKLIIEAYFAV from the coding sequence TTGACAATTTTCTTAACAGGTTCTACTGGTTTTCTTGGAGGTAAATTACTAAATAACTTACTCGAGACGACTGATCATACATTATTTGTACTTGTACGGGATATGGAAAAAGCTGAACGACTTATTGCGGGACTTTCAGGAAATGCCGCTAGTAGAATCCAGCTTTTAAATGGCGATATTACACAACCGCTATTCGGACTCTCTGACGATGTTATTCAAGAACTGAAAGGCAAAGTAGATCTTTTTTATCACATCGCAGCTCTCGTAAAATTCGATGAGGAATTACGTGAAGAGCTCTTTGCAGTCAATTACGGTGGTACAAAAAACGCACTCGAACTTGCAAAGCTATTTGAAGTAAATCAATTTATTTATATCAGCACGGCTTATACAGTCGGGAAACGCACGCACGGTATAGAATCGCTTTATCCAATAGATGCGAACATTCATAACCCATACGAGGAGAGCAAAGTGAAATCAGAACATCTTGCCCTTTCCTATTCCGATTATATGGATGTATCCATATTCCGACCTTCAATTATTGTTGGTGACTCAGAAACAGGCGAAGCTGATTCCGAGTTCACGCTTTACGGTTTTATGAGAGCACTTGATGTGTTCAAGCGTCGTATCGCTAGATCTCCTGACAAGGCTAATACTATTTATCGTGTCGTCGGGAGTAAAAGTGCAACATCGAACCTTGTTCCTGTAAATTACGTCGCTGACATTTTGGCGTTGGCTGCAAGTAAAGCAGAAGCCGGCAAGGTTTACAACATCACGAACCCCTCGCCAGCGACGAATTACGATCTTTTATCGCTCATCAAAAACGCACTTGATTTCCATCAATTAGAAATCATCGAGAGCGCAGAACCAGGAATGCTGACACCTGACGAAGAAAGGCTGAACGGCATGATTAGCGTATTCTACGCCTACTTATCCCGTTCATTCGATTTCGATGATAGCAACACACAGCAACTTATTGAAGGAACTGAAGTTAGGCATTTGGATATGGACGAACAAACTACAAAGTTAATCATTGAAGCTTACTTTGCTGTTTAG